In Archaeoglobus profundus DSM 5631, the sequence ATTATCAATCATTAAAAATTTGAGGGTGTTTGAATGAGGGTTGGTGTTTACATCTGTCACTGTGGTTTTAACATAGCTGGAGTCTTAGACATAGATGAACTCGTTGAATTTGCCAAGAGTTTAGATGATGTCGTAATTGTAAGAGACTACAGATTCATGTGCTCGAATCCGGGACAAGAACTGATAAGAAGAGATATTAAGGAGTACAATCTCGATAGAGTCGTTATCGCCGCATGTTCTCCGAATCTTCATGAAAGAACTTTCAGAAAGGTTTTGAGTGAAGCTGGATTGAATCCATTCTTCCTTCAGATCGCAAACATAAGGGAGCAGTGCTCGTGGGTGCATTCGGATGATAGTGTTAAGGCTACAGAGAAAGCTAAGAGAATAATAAAGTCGGCTGTCGAAAGGGTTAAGAGACACAGGCCACTTGAAATTAGGAAAGCCGATGTCATACCGAGAGTTTTGGTAATTGGAGGAGGAATAGCTGGGATATCTGCCTCTCTCCTTTTAGCCGAAGCTGGAGTAGAGGTGTACTTGGTCGAGAGAGAACCTACGATTGGTGGAAATATGGCCAAATTCGATAAGACATTTCCAACGCTGGACTGTGCTGCTTGTATCCTAACTCCGAAGATGACTGCTGTAAGGGAAAATCCAAATATAAAGCTGTTCACGAACTCTGAAATAATCGATGTTAAGGGTTCAGTTGGCAACTTCAAGGTTAAGATAAGGGTTAAGCCGAGATTCATAAACGAAGAGGCTTGCACGGGATGTATGGAGTGTGTGGAGGCTTGCCTACACTATCCAATGATTCCATCGGAGTTCGATGAGAAGATAGGATACAGAAAACCTATACACATGCAGTTTCCCCAAGCAGTACCTACATGCCCCTACATAAATCCAAACGAGTGTCTACATTTCCTAACAAATAAGTGCCCCATGTACTGTGAAGAGGTTTGCGAGGCGGATGCGATAGACTTCAATCAGAATGAGAGAATTGAGGAGATCGAAGTAGGAGCAATAATAGTGGCAACGGGATTTAAGCTGTTCGATCCATCTGTGATGGAGGAGTATGGGTTTGGAAGATATAAGAATGTCTTTACAGCTTTGCAAGTTGAGAGAATGCTAAACTCCACGGGGCCAACAGGTGGAAGGGTAGTTGTCAACGGCAGAGAGCCTGAGAGTGTTGCGATAATACACTGTGTTGGGAGCAGGGATGAGAGGTATAAAAAGTACTGTTCAAGAGTCTGTTGCATGTATTCGCTGAAGTTGGCTCATCTGATAAAAGAGAGAACGAATGCAGAAGTCTACAACTTCTACATGGATATGAGAACGTTTGGGAAGGGGTATGAGGAATTTTACAAGAGGATTTTGGATGAAATTAGGACTATAAGGGGAAGGGTTGCGGAGGTTACTGATGTACCAATAAACGAGGACGAAAAAAGAGAAGTTGAGAAAGGAAAGGTCATAGTTGTCGTTGAGGATACGCTTTTGGGAAAGATTGTAAGGATTCCAGTCGATATGGTCATACTTTCTCCAGCGATGGAACCTTCAGAGGGTACTAAAGAGCTTGCAAGGATTTTGAAGGTTTCACTCGATGAAAACGGGTTCTTCAAAGAATTGCATCCGAAATTAGCTCCAACCGTGATAGCTCCGGGAATATTCGTATGTGGCTGCGCCCAAGGGCCTAAGGACATCCAAGATTCGGTTGCTCAGGCCGAATCCGTAGCGGGACATGCTCTGTCTATGATAGATAGAGGTTACATAGAGCTTGAGCCGACTACAGCTTACGTTGATGAAGAGAAATGTTCTGGATGTGGAATATGCATCCCGCTCTGTCCGTTCCAGGCGATCGAAATAGATGAGAGAAAGAGAGCAAAGATAGACGAGTTGCTCTGCATGGGTTGCGGCGTTTGTGCTTCAAGTTGCCCAAGCAGAGCTATAAAGCATAGACTTTTCGAATCCGAAACGATAAGAGCTGAAATACTAAGTCTTCTCAAATGACTTCTCAACAAAAATTTTGTTCGAATACCTCTACATTCTAACTGTTTTTTCGTCAAAATTGAGGTTTCTAAGACCAAGCTTACAGATGTGTAATTAACTACACGCAATTTTATTATTTAACGAAATTATATTTAGGTCAGCCAAAACCTAATTAAGGAGGGTGGGAAGTGATATGGTAGAGTGCCCGTATTTACAGAATTGCCCATTCTTTAACAGGTTGCAGCTATCGGCAACGGCAGAAATGCTAAAAGAGAGGTACTGCAAAGGTAACTTTGAGAACTGTGCCAGATATAAGCTAAGAAAAGATGGAAAACCTGTCCCCGACAACTTATGGCCCAACGGTAAGATGTTGTGAGTGTTGAGAGTTAATCCTATTTTTCAGATTTTCATTTTTTAGATGAGAATTGAGTTTATTAATGGAGAGGATCTAAAGGTATTACGCACAACCTTCCATCGAGCTTAATAACTTTAACTTTCACACCGTAGACTTTCTCTATGTTAGTCGGCGTTAAAACGTCATTGGGATCTCCAACAGCAAATACCTTACCGTCCTTCATCATAACAATTCTATCCGCGTACCTCGAAGCTAAATTCAAGTCGTGTATAGCTACAACTGCAGTAATTCCATTCTCTCTAACAATATTTCTTATGATTTCCATGACTTCGAGTTGATGCTTGATATCCAGGTTCGCCGTAGGCTCGTCGAGCAACAAAATCTCTGGCTCCTGAGCCAACGCCCTTGCAATCAGAACCTTCTGCTGTTGCCCACCGCTTAACTCGTTGAAGTCCCTCATGGCAATGTTCTCGATGTCCAGAATCCTGAGAACTTCAAATACTTTTTCTATATCCCTCCTACTGCACCTCCAACCTAAATACGGTCTTCTACCCATCAAAACTACTTCAAAAACTGTAGCTGGAAAGAACTGTTTAACGCTTTGAGGAACGTAGCCTACAGTCCTAGCAATCTCAATCTGACTGAAATTTTTGACATCTTTTCCGTTGATTAGTATAACACCTTTCTGAGGTTTCAGAATTCGGTCTATACACTTCAGTAACGTAGACTTTCCAGATCCGTTTGGGCCTACAATTGCAACAATCTCAGACTCGTAAATATCTATCGTCACATTCTTAAGAGCTTGGATGCTGTCGTAGCTAAACTCTAAACCCTTAATCCTTATCTTCATGCTACCAGTACTCCTTCTTTCTCTTTATAAGCAGATACAGGAACATTGGTCCTCCTAAGCAGTTGGTAATCACTCCAACTGGAAGTATTACGGGTGCTAAGATCGTTCTGGCAATGGTATCGCATGTAAGCAGTAGAGCTCCTCCGAAAAGGGCTGAAGCTGGGAGCAGGTATCTGTAGTCACCACCTATGATCATTCTGCATATGTGTGGTGCTACCAAGCATATGAAACCGATCGTTCCCGTGAAACTTATGATCGATGCTGTTAAAAATGCGGAGACGAGCATAACGAATATTCTCTCTCTTTCTGGATTCACTCCTAAGCTTTTTGCAACTTCGTCTCCAGCTGTCATCATTACGTTAACATCCCAAGTCTTCCACATTAGGAGGATAAAGCAGATCAAGAGGGATACGAATATCGTTGGGATCATCTCCCACGAAGCCCGTCCCAAGTCACCCACCATCCAAAAGTATGCTGATTTTACCGCTTCAGGCTCGGCGAAGTACATTAGTATTGTCGTTACTGCACTGAAGATGTACATCATAGCAATTCCCGCCAGTATCATCGTCTCAGGTGTGGCACCCTTAACTCGGGCTAAGGCGAGTATGACAAATGTTGGTATTAGAGAAAATAGGAATGCGTTACCCACTATCACATACTTACCCACAAAGATACCCTTCGAGAGTATGATTGCAATTGCAGCCCCAAGTCCAGCGGCAGATGAAATTCCTAAAGTGTATGGGGTTGCGAGTGGATTCCTCAAAATCCCCTGAGTCATCGCACCACTGGAAGCTAACCCCGCTCCCGCGATTATTGCGAGGAGTATCCTAGGCATTCTTAAATTCCAGACGATTGACTCCTTAGTGCTCTCAGGATGACTGACTAAACATTTTAAGATTATCGAATAAACTTCTGAAACAGAAATCGGATACGAACCGAGCGTTGCGGAGATTCCAGCGATCACTATTATCAGAACTGAGGTAAAAATTATAAAAAGGATTTTTTTACCTACGTACCTCTCATACTCTTCCTTAACTCGCAAGAGTTCTGCTGTGTCCATCATTTACCACTTAGGATATACGAAGCTACCCTGTTCACTCACATTGTAGTTTATGTGTAGGAAGTTGTCGATATACTCTTGAAATATTTCCTTTGGATTGATGTCGCTGTATCTGTCTGGATAGAGCCATTTGGCAACTGTTACGAGAGCAACCGGGAAGGATGGAGCTGTTGCAAGATCAGCGGATATCACGTAAACTCTACCGTTCTTTACCGCGGGCACGTTTTCGAATCCCGGTAAGTTGACTATCTCTTCGTAATCGGCTTTCATCCCGCTTATATCATCCGTTTCGTATCCACCTGCGTAGCTCCACCTTAGGATCACATCTGGTGCCCAGAGTATAACCTGCTCTGGATCGACGTCAAAGTAACCTTTTCTACCCTTCAGAACGTTGTCTCCTCCAGCCGCAACTGACAGATCGTAAAGTCCCGACCCCTCGCCGAAAGCTCTTAAGGGTTTACGGCAGGTGTAAACCTTGACCTTCTTCTCAGGGATCCTCGACTTCACAAGATTTTCATACTTCTCGAACCATTTGATGTATTTACTCGCATTCTCCTCTTTATCGAGTAGATAGCCCAACTTTTCCATCTCTTCCTTCATTGTACTACCCTTGTAGAAATCGAATCTTATTACTGTTATGTTTAAACCGAGGAGCTTAAACTTCTCCTCGAGCTTGCTCGGGTCTGGCCATCTGACGTAGGATATAACCACATCTGGATTGAGGCTTACTATGGCTTCTATATCTGGATCGAAGCACGATCCCACAGATGGTAACTCGCTCAACTCTGGGAATTGCCTTTTGCTCTCCTTCGTATACTTACTTACTCCAACGACTTTATCCTTAGCACCTAATACGACTAACGCTTCAACGGCGTCGCTGTGCAAGGCTACTATTCTCTTTATTGGCTTGTATATCGTTATAGTTCTGTTTGCTGAATCAACAATTGACTTCGGTTCTCCATTCCAGTGGATGTAAACGTAAGAGGCCTCTCTGATTTCATCCAAACTCAACGTTGAACTTCCGAGCATGTAATCTGTTATAATATTTGCAAGTTCGTCCTTCGTTATTCTGTTATCACCTTTAAATAAGTCCATGTAATCGTTAGCGCTTACTACTTCAATACACGAGACGAGCAATATTAGAGCGAGGAAAACAGCCGATCTCATCTCAACCACCTCCTAAGCGCGATCAAGGAGATAGGTAGTACTGCCGTTACAAACTCAAAACCAGGTGTCTGTTTTGTTGTGGCCGTTGGAGATGTAGTTGTTACGATTGTGGTTGTGAATGTTGCAGTGGTAGTTGTAATCTGCGTTGCGGTCACTTTACTCACAGAAATCGATGCCTCAAGTTTACCTTCTCCCTCATTTAGCATGTCAACCCATTTTCCGTCAAATGTAAACGTTCCTTCGCTCGATGGTGCTTTAAACGTGCATTCTACTCTCGTATCGTTTATTATAGCTAGGGACACACTGTTCCCCGAAACTTTGTATGGTGTTAAGCAGTTTACGAGCGTAAATTCTTTCGGAACGTTTAGAGCTACACCGACAACAGTTGGTAAATTTCCATCGACTTCAATGGAAATGTTGAATTTCTCGTTAGGGAGTACGACGCTTGGAGTCTTTATTTCAACTTTAAGTGCGCTCGCCGTAGACGTACAGAGAATGCATACGATTGCGATTGCAACGAACAGATTTTTCATAGTCTCCAGTTACATTTTATGAATATAAGTGTTATCATTAAGCTTGTTGGAAATATTAATTAAGATCAAAAAACTTAAAAATAGTATGTTATCATCACTATTCGGTGATTTGTTATGAGAAAGTCGTCACTACTAGTGGGTCTAGTAGTATGCATTGGAATAGCAGCGATAGCTGTAAACGCCTCTACGAGTGCAGAGAGTAATGACGTAGTTTTAAGCCCAGATGGAACGTTTATGTGCGCACACGCCAAAGACATAACGTTCTACAACAGGAGTGCTAAAAACTGCTGGTTCAGAATCAGTGGAGCGGACTGGATTTATTCAAATGGAACGATCGTGTTTAGAAGGGTAAGTGATATAGAAATAAATACACCAAGAGATTTGAAAGGAACTGTTTGGATATGCACAAAAAGAGGATGGAATCCCTTAGGAGGAGAAATTGAATACTATAAAGATAGGGGATACTGTTATATAACCTCGCTAAAGTATGGAAAAGCAGAGATTCCTGCTGCAAAGCTTATTCCTGGAGAGGAATACGTTTTGATCGTTGAACTTATAGATTCCTCTTACCTCTTTAAATATGAAGACAAGCCAGGAAGAGATCATTGGATAAAGATTGACGATACCGATACGTTCGATAGAGTTGAAATATTTGGCTATGGACCGATATCGAGGGTTCCCTTCAGAATAGTAGTTGAAGAATAATTTTTATTTTTTAATAAATTTTTAAAAATAATAGCAGAACTACAACTCTCGTCACCATCATAAGCGAGAGACTTATCAAACCTCTAAGCAGTCCAAGCCTTAACCCGAATATCGATATCCACTGAGGAAAGTAAAACCTGATATAGAGTATAGGTAACATGAACACACTGCCTAGGAGTAAAGAGATTATTGCATCTTTCTCACATATCGCACCGCTCTGCAACAGTGACCCAAACATCGAAAAACCCACAATAGGAGATGCAATGTATGTTGCAATGGCTGGAATTGCAATTGATGGCAAATTCAACGCTTTTGCAATCGGAAGCAGAAGTGTTTCAGTCCTATCGATCAAACCGACACTCATCAGTGTGAATGTGCAAAACGTAACGACAACAAATACAACCCCTATCCTTTTGAACTTTTTAAGTGTCTTTCTTAAAGCTAATTTGAACGAGAAGTCCTTGCAATCGATTACCATTTCAACAGCAACACTTCTGCCATCTAAGATTAGCCTACCGCAGACGATTACAAATATCAATAAAGCGGCTGTTCCCAGCCACAATGTCGCCACGTATATACCCCCAACGTAAAGACCCAACATTGGCATGATAACCGGTAGATGATACGTGAATGTCTCCTTGAGTGGTACGACTGTCGAGTTAAGTATTGAAGAAAGCAAGACCTCTCTATCCTTCAAAACTCCTTCCTCCCTTAAGTCCTGGAGCATGGCGTTCGATGCCGTTGGTGAACCTATGGCTGTTACGAAGGCAATACCACAAACATCTGGAAGGTTCGCGAGCTTTGTGAGCGGTTTTCCAATTTTTTCGAGCCTTTTCAGCAGACCAAATCCTAGCAGAACTTCGGAAGCCAGCATACCAAAGAATATGATCGGCAGTACACGTAATGTGAAGCTGAGAGTGCTGAGAAGTACGTCGTAAAGTTTGAACATATCAGACTATTGAGCTACTTGCTCTTAACAATTCCGAAAAAGTCTTAAAATAGTATCATGACCACCATTTGTATTAGTTGGACTAGTCATGTGAACTAGATAAAGTAGCCTTGGTTTCTGAAAAACCCATTAAGATGACACGTTACCAGTAGCATGTTGAGTAACACCATTTCTCCGTATATTAATGATAATTATCCGCAAAGTATAATTGTTCTCTCAAAAAGAGTTATAAGTGGTAATACCGCAATAGCTATAGGCGTACAGAGCTATGGGGTGATTACATGATCTGCTTAGTACTGGGATACGGTGCAAGGCCTCTGGCTACACTTAGGAGGATTTTGAGAGAGGAGAAAATCGATGGTGTCGTTTTAACAGATCAGAACTGTGAGAAAGAGCTAGAAAAGATTCTTAACTCGAAAGTTATTTTCATCTACGCTCACGAACTTCCTGATTCTGTTGTCAAAAGTTTAAAGGACTGTAATGCCAAGATAATCTCAGCGGGAGGTTCGGAAGATCTGACAAACGTTCCTTTAAACATTTATGTTAAAGCCAAATCGTATTATATTATCGGCGGAGAACACAATCTGAGAAACTTAGTCAGATTTTTAGCCAGTTTGGCTGGAGATTTAAGAGATTACGGAGAACCTCAGGATGTTCCAGTACATGGTATATACCATCCGAGATTGGGCTTTTTCGATAGTTTGGAGGATTATCTGAATTCATACGATAAAAGACCATTGATAGGTTTACTCTTTTGGAGGAGTTCTTGGCTCTATGGAGATACGAAGCATGTTGAAGAGATCGTGAACGCTTTTGAGAAAGAGGGGTTCGGAGTAATCCCCGTATTTGTCCTTCCGAAGGATTTGACAACTGGAATAGGTAAGGATATAGATGAAAGTGTTGAAAGATTTTTCACAAAAGATGGACAGGTTGTTGTTGATGCTGTCGTCAGTTTAATCTCTTTCGGAATCGAATATCTCAGAAAGTTGGAAAAGCTTGGTGTTCCAATATTCTCGCCAATATGCTCATACTATCAATCCGTTGGGGATTGGAAAGAAAGCAATGGCGTCGATTACATGACACAGGTTTACAGTGTAATAATTCCAGAGGTTTCAGGGGCAATTGAGCCACTTTTTGTAGCTGGATCGAGGAATGTTGAGGGGTTTAAGATTATCGAGCCTTATCCAGAGCACGTGGATTACTTGGTTAAGAGGGTTAAAAGATGGGTCGAGTTAAGGAGGAAGCCCAAGAAAGATGTAAGGATAGCAATAATTTTGATAAATCCACCATGCAAGGGCTTAGAGGCTAACATTGCTGTTGGAATGGGGCTGGATGTTCCAGAAAGCATTGTGAGGCTTTTACACAGGCTTAAGGAGGAGGGTTACACTGTCGATGGTGTTCCGAAGAGTGGGGAAGAATTGATAAGGCTAATTTTGGAGAGAAAGGCGATAAGTGAGTTCAGGTGGACATCCGTTGAGGACATAGTCAGATGTGGAGGTGCTATAGATTTCGTAAGCTTGGATGATTACTTGGAATGGTTCAACGAGCTTCCGGAGGATTTGAGAAATAAGATGATCAAAGATTGGGGTAAGCCTGAAGATGTTCTGGCTGGAAGAGTTGATAAAGCCCTTGTTGGAATGGTCTACAACGGCAAGTTCGTGATTCCGGGAATTAAGTTTGGAAACGTCTTCATAACGCCTCAGCCGAAGTTTGGGTGTGCCGGTGCAAGATGCGATGGAAGAATCTGTAGAATTCTGCACGATCCAACCATAGTTCCTCCACATCAGTGGTGGGCGGTCTATAGGTGGATAGCGAGAAAGTTCAAGGCTGACGTGATAATTCACTTCGGAACTCACGGCTACCTTGAGTTCAGACCGGGAAAAGGTGTAGGACTGTCTCCCTCATGCGTTCCAGAAGCGAGCTTAGATGACATTCCTCACCTCTACGTCTACGTTGTATCGAACCCAATGGAGGGTGTCATAGCGAAGAGGAGAGGCTACGCAACTCTGGTTGATCATATATACCCGCCGATGGCGATGGCCGAAGTTTTGGATGAGCTGGATTCACTTTTGAATCAGTATGCAAGGTCAAAGAATTTGGGAGAAAATGCGAGGAGGAGAAAGTTGTATGAGGAGATACTCAAGAAGGCTGAAGAGTGTAAGATAAGGATAAGGAATCCGGAGAACGAGGATGAGACGATAGAGGAAATTCACCGCTACGTTGATCTGATGAGGGGGTCGCAGATAAACCTTGGACTCCACGTATTTGGCAATCCACCAAGGGATGCAAAAAGACTGGCTGAGTATATCGTTACCGCGATGGCTTACGATTCTCATTATTCACCTTCTATAAGGAGGGTAGTTGCTGAGGCTATTGGGCTGAACTACGACGAAATCAAGAGAAACCCTATGGGTGTTACAAACGGTTACACAAACAGGGAACTGTTGGAGATTATTCACAAGCTTTCAGTTGGTACACTTAAGAGGCTCTTAAATGGGGAAGGTTACGATGTCATCTACGAAGAGATCGGAAAAATTGGATTCAAAGTCGTTGACGAGCTTAAATTGAGAAAAGTATTTGAGAAGGCTTTAGAGGTTGCGAAGAAAATTGTAGAATGCAAGAGAGAATACGAAGGATTTTTGAAGGGTTTGAGGGGTGAATACGTTGAACCGGGACCGTCTGGAGCTATAACGAGGGGTAAATTTGAGATACTTCCAACTGGAAGAAATTTCTACGCTGTAGACCCAAGGTCTTTACCAACAAAGTCCGCTTGGTATGTAGGCGTTGAAACCGCCGAGAAGTTGCTTGAAGAGTTCAAGAGGAAGCATGGTAGGTATCCTGAGAGTGTCGGGCAGATTTTGTGGAGTATCGATGCTTACAAGGCTGATGGAGAGCAGATAGCTCAAATCCTTTACCTCTTAGGGGTTAAACCAATTTGGAAGGGTGATCGTGTCGTGGGTCTTGAGGTCATACCGCTTGAAAAGCTTGGAAGGCCTCGAATAGATGTTCTGGTCAGGATAAGCGGGATTGTTAGGGATACTCTGCCAAACTACATCCATTTAATAGATGAGGCTATTGAAAAGGTCGTTACTCTTGATGAACCTATCGAAATGAACTACGTGAGGAAGCACTATATTGAGCACATCAAGAAATTGGTTGAGATGGGTAGAAGCTTTGAAGAGGCGAGGAAATTTGCGAGATTCAGAGTATTTGGTGCTCCACCCGGAGCTTATGGAGCGGGAGTGAATTTGGCTGTTGAATCTTCTGGATGGAAGGCTGATGAAGATTTAGCAAAAGTTTGGGTTCAGTGGGGCGGTTACGCCTACAGCAGAGAGGATTTTGGAGTTGAGGCTCACGAATCGCTGATACTAAACTTGAAGGAGGTTGATGTGATCAGCAGAAATCACGTTAGCGATGAGCACGATTTAACGAACTGCTGTTGCTACTTTGCATACCACGGTGGTTTCAAGAATGCTGTAGATGCTTTGACTGGGAAGAATGTAGACATAGTCCAAGTGGATACAAGGGATTTGAGCGATACGAAGGTTGTGAATGTTAAGGTTGAGATTGAGAGGGTTGTGAGGACAAAACTACTCAACGATATGTGGATTGAGGAGATGAAGAAGCACGGTTACAGAGGGGCGAGCGAGTTCTCGAAGAAGATTTTACATCTGTACGGCTGGGAAGCTACAACCAATCTCGTTGAAGATTGGATATTCGATGAGATTGCTGAGAAATACGTTTTGGATGAAGAGATGAGAAGGTGGTTTGAGAAAAACAACGTTTATGCACTTGAGGAGATTGCGAGGAGGTTAATAGAAGCTTACGAGAGAGGGTTATGGAAGACGAGTGAAGATTTGATCGAAAGGCTTAGAGAGGTTTACTCCGAGATCGAGGGAATTCTTGAAGAGAATATAGGTGAGGGAGACATACAGGGTGGAGTAATCGAAATTTATACTGCAGAGGATGATGAGCACTGGATGGAGAAGCTTGAGGAGGTTGATAGGCTATGGAGGCTCGCGAAAAGCGCTTGATCTTTCCATTTTCGGCAATAGTGGGGCAGGAGAACGCTAAGTTAGCTCTGCTTTGTGTGGCAGTCAACCCGTTAATAGGCGGAGTATTACTTAAGGGCGATAAAGGAACTGGAAAATCAACGATGGTTAGAGCTTTAGCGAACGTTTTGCCAGACATCGAAGTTGTAGCGGATTGTCCATTCAACTGCAACCCCTCAAACCCTTTAGAGATGTGCGACAGCTGTTATAAGAGATACGAGAACGGCGAGGATTTGCCAGTGGCAAGAAGGAAAATGAGGGTTGTAGACTTACCCTTAAGTGTAACAATAGATAGGTTGGTTGGAACTGTGGATGTTGAAAGGTTTCTGAAGGAGGGAGTTAAGGCGTTACAGCCCGGAATACTCGCTGAGGCTAACAGAAACATCCTATACATCGACGAGGTGAACCTGCTCGATGACTACATAGCGGATTCGCTTTTAGATTCAGCCGCGATGGGATGGAACGTTATAGAGAGGGAGGGTATTTCGTTTAAGCATCCAGCCCGCTTTATTTTAGTTGGATCGATGAATCCGGAGGAAGGTGAACTAAGACCGCAAATTTTAGACAGATTTGGACTGTGCGTTGAGGTAAGTGCTCCAATGAATCCCGAAGATAGAATAGAGATCGTTAGGAGAGTTGAGAAGTTTCATGAGGATCCTATAGGATTCTACAGGAAGTTCGAGAACAAGGAGAAGGAGCTAACTGAAAAGATTGTCAAGGCGAAGGAGATACTGCCAAAAGTCGAGATAAGCGAAGATCTTCTAAAGCTCTTAGCCGAGACTGTCATAAAATTGGGTATAAAAACAAACAGGGCTGAGATAGCTACGATAAAAACTGCCAAAGCCATAGCCGCGCTAAATGGAAGGAGAAGGGTTACACTTGATGACTTGGAGAAAGCAATGGAGTTGGCATTACCACACAGACTTAAGGACAAACCCTTTCAAAAGCCTCAACCCCTAAAGCTGAAGCAGGACGAAAATGATAGAAAAGAGAAGAACAAAAATCAGAATGAACAAGGACACGAGCACAAGCATAGCCATAAACATGAAGACAAGGGCAGTGGAAATAGAGGACAAGGAGGTGAGCAAAACTTTCGTTCGAGCGAAG encodes:
- a CDS encoding nucleoside recognition domain-containing protein; this translates as MFKLYDVLLSTLSFTLRVLPIIFFGMLASEVLLGFGLLKRLEKIGKPLTKLANLPDVCGIAFVTAIGSPTASNAMLQDLREEGVLKDREVLLSSILNSTVVPLKETFTYHLPVIMPMLGLYVGGIYVATLWLGTAALLIFVIVCGRLILDGRSVAVEMVIDCKDFSFKLALRKTLKKFKRIGVVFVVVTFCTFTLMSVGLIDRTETLLLPIAKALNLPSIAIPAIATYIASPIVGFSMFGSLLQSGAICEKDAIISLLLGSVFMLPILYIRFYFPQWISIFGLRLGLLRGLISLSLMMVTRVVVLLLFLKIY
- a CDS encoding CoB--CoM heterodisulfide reductase iron-sulfur subunit A family protein; this translates as MRVGVYICHCGFNIAGVLDIDELVEFAKSLDDVVIVRDYRFMCSNPGQELIRRDIKEYNLDRVVIAACSPNLHERTFRKVLSEAGLNPFFLQIANIREQCSWVHSDDSVKATEKAKRIIKSAVERVKRHRPLEIRKADVIPRVLVIGGGIAGISASLLLAEAGVEVYLVEREPTIGGNMAKFDKTFPTLDCAACILTPKMTAVRENPNIKLFTNSEIIDVKGSVGNFKVKIRVKPRFINEEACTGCMECVEACLHYPMIPSEFDEKIGYRKPIHMQFPQAVPTCPYINPNECLHFLTNKCPMYCEEVCEADAIDFNQNERIEEIEVGAIIVATGFKLFDPSVMEEYGFGRYKNVFTALQVERMLNSTGPTGGRVVVNGREPESVAIIHCVGSRDERYKKYCSRVCCMYSLKLAHLIKERTNAEVYNFYMDMRTFGKGYEEFYKRILDEIRTIRGRVAEVTDVPINEDEKREVEKGKVIVVVEDTLLGKIVRIPVDMVILSPAMEPSEGTKELARILKVSLDENGFFKELHPKLAPTVIAPGIFVCGCAQGPKDIQDSVAQAESVAGHALSMIDRGYIELEPTTAYVDEEKCSGCGICIPLCPFQAIEIDERKRAKIDELLCMGCGVCASSCPSRAIKHRLFESETIRAEILSLLK
- a CDS encoding ABC transporter ATP-binding protein; the protein is MKIRIKGLEFSYDSIQALKNVTIDIYESEIVAIVGPNGSGKSTLLKCIDRILKPQKGVILINGKDVKNFSQIEIARTVGYVPQSVKQFFPATVFEVVLMGRRPYLGWRCSRRDIEKVFEVLRILDIENIAMRDFNELSGGQQQKVLIARALAQEPEILLLDEPTANLDIKHQLEVMEIIRNIVRENGITAVVAIHDLNLASRYADRIVMMKDGKVFAVGDPNDVLTPTNIEKVYGVKVKVIKLDGRLCVIPLDPLH
- a CDS encoding ABC transporter substrate-binding protein translates to MRSAVFLALILLVSCIEVVSANDYMDLFKGDNRITKDELANIITDYMLGSSTLSLDEIREASYVYIHWNGEPKSIVDSANRTITIYKPIKRIVALHSDAVEALVVLGAKDKVVGVSKYTKESKRQFPELSELPSVGSCFDPDIEAIVSLNPDVVISYVRWPDPSKLEEKFKLLGLNITVIRFDFYKGSTMKEEMEKLGYLLDKEENASKYIKWFEKYENLVKSRIPEKKVKVYTCRKPLRAFGEGSGLYDLSVAAGGDNVLKGRKGYFDVDPEQVILWAPDVILRWSYAGGYETDDISGMKADYEEIVNLPGFENVPAVKNGRVYVISADLATAPSFPVALVTVAKWLYPDRYSDINPKEIFQEYIDNFLHINYNVSEQGSFVYPKW
- a CDS encoding FecCD family ABC transporter permease, with the translated sequence MDTAELLRVKEEYERYVGKKILFIIFTSVLIIVIAGISATLGSYPISVSEVYSIILKCLVSHPESTKESIVWNLRMPRILLAIIAGAGLASSGAMTQGILRNPLATPYTLGISSAAGLGAAIAIILSKGIFVGKYVIVGNAFLFSLIPTFVILALARVKGATPETMILAGIAMMYIFSAVTTILMYFAEPEAVKSAYFWMVGDLGRASWEMIPTIFVSLLICFILLMWKTWDVNVMMTAGDEVAKSLGVNPERERIFVMLVSAFLTASIISFTGTIGFICLVAPHICRMIIGGDYRYLLPASALFGGALLLTCDTIARTILAPVILPVGVITNCLGGPMFLYLLIKRKKEYW